The DNA sequence ATCCTTTTATTAACTAAAATTTTGTGCAATTGTAACAAATCTATTTAAAAGGCTAATTAATCTTTATCAAATTCTTTATATTTAAAAATTGTTTAGCTAAAATCAACAAAAAACTAATTTATTAAGGTGTCAAATGAATATGCTTAAAAACATAGCAAGAAGATACGCCGATGGAAATTTGATAGTTCAAATTTTAGTTGGTATCATCCTAGGTGCCCTAGTTGGCTTTTACACACACTACGAAGCAGCTCCTTACAACAATATTTCAGCTAAAATTCAAACTATTCAAAACGAAAGTGGTTTGAGCGTAGATGAAGTTATAAAAACTCGCCTTAGTCAGGATGAAGCCAAGCAGCTAAACGAAGCCAAAGAAAAAGCTAGCTCAGCAGATTCTATTGCAGCTTCAGCTTCAGTTTTAGGCGATTTATTCAAAGGCGCTTTAAAAGCTATCGCACCAATTCTTGTCTTTGTTTTAGTAGCAACATCCATCATTTTAAGAGATTTTGGTCATACAAAAGGTATGCAAAAGATCATTACACTCTATCTAATTGGTACATTTTTAGCAGCCGTTGTTGCAGTTGTTGCTAGTTTCTTATTCCCAGTGGAGCTTTCTTTGAAAGGTCTTGCAAGTGCTGATATGTCAGCACCTCAAGGGATTACCAATGTTTTAAAAGATCTCATTTATAAAATGGTCGAAAATCCGATAAACGCTCTTGCAAATGGCAACTATATAGGCATCATCACCTGGGCAGTTGGTAGTGGTATAGCACTTAGAAATTCCACAGCTGAGACTAAAAAAGTATTTAAAGACATAAGCGATGGTGTGACTCATATCGTTAAATTTATCATTAGACTAGCTCCGTTTGGTATTTTTGGCATGGTAGCTATTAGCATTCATGAAACTGGATTTGAAGTACTTGCAGGATATCTAAAACTGATCTTAGTTCTTGTCGGGGCAATGCTTGTTGTCGCATTTATCATCTATCCAGCTATGGTTTTTGTATTAACCAGAAAAAATCCTTATCCACTTGTCATGATCTGCCTAAAAGAGAGTGCTATTTCAGCATTTTTTAC is a window from the Campylobacter concisus genome containing:
- the sstT gene encoding serine/threonine transporter SstT; this encodes MNMLKNIARRYADGNLIVQILVGIILGALVGFYTHYEAAPYNNISAKIQTIQNESGLSVDEVIKTRLSQDEAKQLNEAKEKASSADSIAASASVLGDLFKGALKAIAPILVFVLVATSIILRDFGHTKGMQKIITLYLIGTFLAAVVAVVASFLFPVELSLKGLASADMSAPQGITNVLKDLIYKMVENPINALANGNYIGIITWAVGSGIALRNSTAETKKVFKDISDGVTHIVKFIIRLAPFGIFGMVAISIHETGFEVLAGYLKLILVLVGAMLVVAFIIYPAMVFVLTRKNPYPLVMICLKESAISAFFTRSSAANIPVNMALCKKLGLKEELYSISIPLGATINMGGAAVTISILALTAVNSIPSITVTFGDALLLCFISALGACGASGVAGGSLLLVPLACGLFGISNDIAMQFVTVGFTIGVIQDSVETALNSSSDVLFTAVASETSN